The following coding sequences are from one Anguilla anguilla isolate fAngAng1 chromosome 12, fAngAng1.pri, whole genome shotgun sequence window:
- the LOC118209449 gene encoding extracellular calcium-sensing receptor-like, with protein MEVLWTTLVLALVTGSLAVANGRSGLGCTLQGTPSPASLSQPGDFVIGGVFTFHYYVITTENNYTSRPKALQCTGRLNFRELRFARTMVFAIKEINNSSELLPGVTLGYQIHDSCASVSVAVKVAFQLANGIEPVFFPNQSCSKSATVRAVVGDSDSTPSIAMSRILGPFGMPQVSHFATCSCLSDKLQYPTFSRTIPSDYFQAAALARLVKHFGWTWIGAVRSDSDYGNSGMAAFLQAAQAEGICVEYSEAFFRTSPRAKVRHVAEVISRSTAHVIVAFVATGDMLVLLSELEGRLMAPLQWIGSETWVTNRIMLQFRLFSGAIGFGIPRSVIPGLRDFLLDLGPAQVSHSPLLTEFWETAFGCSLGGSQTSAAQKTCDGNQNLQDLQNPYTDTSQLRISNMVYKAVYAIAHAIHSIICTDKTDDPTHCNTSISVEPQQVMEHLRKVNFSRNGYKVSFDSNGDPMAIYELVNWQVMGDGHIEFVTVGHYDASAPDGQVLIMNKNITWAGGQPQVPVSVCSESCPPGTRKAVERGRPVCCYDCVPCAEGEISNVTDSLECITCPVDYWTNDEKDECVPKTVEFLSFHEVLGIILTGCSVTGACMAIMVAAVFYRHRDTPIVKANNSELSFLLVFSLKLCFLCSLTFIGRPSEWSCMLRHTAFGITFVLCISCVLGKTIVVLMAFRATLPGSNVMKWFGPTQQRLSVLAFTLIQVLICVLWLTISPPFPNENMKHYKEKIILECDVGSAVGFWAVLGYIGLLSVLCFVLAFLARKLPDNFNEAKFITFSMLIFCAVWITFIPAYVSSPGKFTVAVEIFAILASSFGLIVCIFVPKCFIILFRPENNTKKHMMGKMPSASFGST; from the exons ATGGAGGTACTCTGGACTACGCTGGTTCTGGCACTGGTGACTGGATCTCTTGCCGTGGCAAATGGAAGGTCTGGTTTGGGGTGCACACTGCAGGGGACCCCCAGTCCTGCGTCTTTATCCCAGCCTGGGGACTTCGTGATCGGAGGTGTTTTTACCTTTCACTACTATGTGATCACCACTGAGAACAACTACACCAGCCGACCCAAAGCGCTGCAGTGTACAGGGAG ATTAAATTTCCGGGAATTGCGCTTTGCTAGAACCATGGTTTTTGCCATCAAGGAAATCAACAACAGTTCAGAGCTCCTGCCAGGTGTAACTCTGGGCTACCAGATCCATGACTCCTGTGCCTCTGTGTCAGTGGCTGTGAAGGTGGCATTCCAGTTAGCCAATGGCATTGAGCCAGTTTTCTTTCCCAACCAGTCCTGCTCAAAGTCTGCCACTGTGCGTGCTGTAGTGGGTGACTCTGACTCCACTCCTTCCATCGCCATGTCCAGAATTCTTGGACCCTTTGGCATGCCCCAG GTGAGCCATTTTGCCACCTGTTCCTGTCTTAGTGACAAGCTGCAGTACCCAACCTTCTCCAGGACCATCCCCAGTGACTATTTCCAGGCAGCAGCCCTGGCTAGACTAGTCAAGCATTTTGGCTGGACTTGGATTGGGGCGGTGAGGAGCGACTCAGACTATGGGAACAGTGGGATGGCCGCCTTCCTGCAGGCTGCACAGGCAGAGGGCATCTGCGTGGAGTACTCAGAGGCATTCTTCAGGACCAGCCCCCGTGCAAAAGTGCGACACGTGGCAGAGGTCATCAGCAGGTCCACAGCCCACGTCATTGTGGCATTCGTTGCTACAGGCGACATGCTGGTCTTGCTGTCGGAGCTGGAAGGCAGGCTGATGGCCCCGCTACAGTGGATTGGGAGTGAGACCTGGGTCACTAACCGCATAATGTTGCAGTTCCGTCTGTTTAGCGGTGCCATCGGCTTTGGCATCCCCCGCTCAGTCATTCCAGGGCTGCGAGACTTCCTGTTGGACCTGGGGCCAGCACAGGTTTCCCACTCACCACTCCTCACAGAGTTCTGGGAGACCGCTTTCGGCTGCAGCCTGGGGGGAAGTCAGACCTCAGCGGCCCAGAAAACATGCGATGGAAACCAGAATCTGCAAGATCTGCAGAACCCCTACACAGACACATCCCAGCTGCGCATCTCCAACATGGTATACAAGGCTGTGTATGCAATAGCCCATGCCATACACAGCATCATCTGCACAGACAAGACTGACGATCCAACCCATTGCAACACAAGTATAAGTGTTGAGCCACAACAG GTTATGGAGCACCTGAGAAAAGTGAACTTCTCCAGGAACGGGTACAAAGTCTCCTTTGATTCCAATGGGGATCCGATGGCCATTTATGAGTTGGTGAACTGGCAGGTGATGGGGGATGGACACATTGAGTTTGTGACTGTGGGCCACTATGATGCATCTGCTCCAGATGGACAGGTGTTGATCATGAACAAGAACATTACCTGGGCAGGTGGCCAGCCACAG gtgcctgtgtcagtgtgcagtgagagctgtccCCCAGGCACTCGGAAGGCTGTGGAGAGAGGAAGGCCTGTCTGCTGCTATGactgtgtgccctgtgctgaGGGTGAAATCAGCAATGTTACAG ATTCCCTGGAGTGTATCACCTGCCCAGTCGACTACTGGACAAATGATGAGAAGGATGAATGTGTACCCAAAACTGTTGAGTTCTTGTCCTTCCATGAGGTTCTGGGGATCATTCTGACAGGCTGTTCTGTAACTGGGGCCTGCATGGCCATCATGGTGGCTGCCGTGttttacagacacagggacactcCCATTGTGAAAGCCAACAATTCAGAGCTGAGCTTCCTGTTGGTCTTTTCGctgaaactgtgtttcctttgctctcttaccttcatcGGCCGGCCCTCTGAGTGGTCCTGTATGCTACGCCACACTGCATTCGGGATcacctttgtcctctgcatctcttgtgttctgggaaaaacaatagtggtgttaatggctttcagggctacacttccaggcagtaatgtcatgaagtggtttgggcccacccagcagagactgagtgttcttgctttcactctcatacaggttcttatttgtgtgctttggttaacaatatcccctcctttccccaatgagaacatgaagcactacaaagaaaagatcattctagaatgtgatgtaggatcagcagtggggttctgggctgtACTGGGTTATATTGGGCTCCTCTCTgtattgtgctttgttttagcttttctggCTCGTAAGCTGCCTGACAACTTTAATGAAGCTAAATTtatcacattcagcatgctcatattctgtgcagtctggatcacctttataccagcttatgtcagctcacctggaaagttcactgtagctgtggagatCTTTGCAATTTTAGCTTCCAGCTTTGGTCTTATcgtttgcatttttgtccctAAATGTTTCATAATATTGTTTCGGCCCGAGAACAATACCAAAAAGCACATGATGGGGAAAATGCCGTCAGCATCTTTCGGAAGCACATGA
- the LOC118209471 gene encoding extracellular calcium-sensing receptor-like has translation MGGSGLGCTLQGTPRPASFSQPGNFVIGGIFSIHYYVTSIEYNYTSLPKAPHCIGSVDFRELRFARTMVFAIKEINNSSQLLPSVTLGYQIHDSCASVPVAVKLAFQLANGIEPVFFPNQSCSKSATVHAVVGESGSTPSIVMSRILGPFGIPQVSHYATCACLSDKLQYPTFSRTIPSDYFQAAALARLVKHFGWTWIGAVRSDSDYGNSGMAAFLQAAQAEGICVEYSEAFYRTNPRAKVRHVAEIISRSTARVVVAFVASGDMLVLLSELEGKVQAPLQWIGSEDWVTDRKMLQFRLFAGAIGFGIPRSVIPGLRDFLLDLGPAQVSHSPLLTEFWESAFGCSLGGSQTAAGQKTCDGNQNLRDLQNPYTDTSQLRISNMVYKAVYAIAHAIHSIICTDEPNTPPHCNTSFRVEPQQVMEHLRKVNFSRNGYKVSFDANGDPVATYELVNWQVMGDGHMEFVTVGHYDASAPDGQVLIMNKNITWAGGQPQVPVSACSESCPPGTRKAVQRGRPVCCYDCVPCAEGEFSNATDSLDCITCPADYWSNAEKDECVPKPVEFLSFHEVLGIILTGCSVTGACMAIMVAAVFYRHRDTPIVKANNSELSFLLVFSLKLCFLCSLTFIGRPSEWSCMLRHTAFGITFVLCISCVLGKTIVVLMAFRATLPGNNVMKWFGPPQQRLSVLAFTLIQVLICVLWLRISPPFPNENMKHYKEKIILECDVGSAVGFWAVLGYIGLLSILCFVLAFLARKLPDNFNEAKFITFSMLTFCAVWITFIPAYVSSPGKFTVAVEIFAILASSFGLIVCIFVPKCFIILFRPEQNTKKHMMGKMPSKSF, from the exons ATGGGAGGGTCAGGGTTGGGGTGCACACTGCAGGGGACCCCCAGGCCTGCTTCATTCTCCCAGCCTGGGAACTTTGTAATCGGAGGCATTTTTTCCATCCACTACTATGTGACCAGCATCGAGTACAACTATACCAGCCTACCCAAAGCACCGCACTGTATAGGGAG TGTAGATTTCCGGGAACTGCGCTTTGCTAGAACCATGGTGTTTGCCATCAAGGAAATCAACAACAGTTCACAGCTCCTGCCAAGTGTAACTCTGGGTTACCAGATCCATGACTCTTGTGCCTCCGTGCCAGTGGCTGTGAAGTTGGCATTCCAGCTGGCCAATGGCATCGAGCCAGTCTTCTTTCCCAACCAGTCCTGCTCAAAATCTGCTACTGTGCATGCTGTAGTGGGCGAGTCTGGTTCCACCCCCTCCATTGTCATGTCCAGAATTCTCGGACCTTTCGGCATCCCCCAG GTGAGCCACTATGCCACCTGTGCCTGTCTTAGTGACAAGCTGCAGTACCCCACCTTCTCCAGGACCATCCCAAGTGACTACTTTCAGGCAGCTGCTCTGGCTAGACTAGTCAAGCATTTTGGCTGGACTTGGATTGGGGCGGTGAGGAGTGACTCAGACTATGGGAACAGTGGGATGGCTGCCTTCCTGCAGGCCGCGCAGGCAGAGGGCATCTGTGTGGAGTACTCAGAGGCGTTCTACAGGACCAACCCCCGTGCAAAAGTGCGACACGTGGCAGAGATCATCAGCAGGTCCACGGCCCGCGTTGTTGTGGCGTTCGTTGCTTCAGGCGACATGCTGGTCTTGCTGTCAGAGCTGGAAGGCAAGGTGCAGGCCCCATTACAGTGGATTGGGAGTGAGGACTGGGTCACTGACCGCAAGATGTTGCAGTTCCGTTTGTTTGCTGGTGCCATCGGCTTCGGCATCCCCCGCTCAGTCATTCCAGGGCTGCGAGACTTCCTGTTGGACCTGGGGCCGGCACAGGTTTCCCACTCACCGCTGCTCACAGAGTTCTGGGAGAGCGCTTTCGGCTGCAGCCTGGGGGGAAGTCAGACTGCAGCAGGTCAGAAAACATGCGATGGAAACCAGAATCTGCGAGATCTGCAGAACCCCTACACAGACACATCCCAGCTGCGCATCTCTAACATGGTGTACAAGGCTGTGTATGCAATAGCCCATGCCATACACAGCATCATCTGCACAGACGAACCTAACACTCCACCCCACTGCAACACAAGTTTCCGAGTTGAGCCACAACAG GTTATGGAGCACTTGAGAAAAGTGAACTTCTCCAGGAATGGGTATAAAGTCTCCTTTGATGCCAATGGGGATCCGGTGGCAACTTATGAGCTGGTGAACTGGCAGGTGATGGGGGATGGACACATGGAGTTCGTGACTGTGGGCCACTATGATGCATCTGCCCCAGATGGACAGGTGTTGATCATGAACAAGAACATTACCTGGGCAGGTGGCCAGCCACAG GTGCCTGTGTCAGCATGCAGTGAGAGCTGTCCCCCAGGCACTCGGAAGGCTGTGCAAAGAGGAAGGCCTGTTTGCTGCTATGACTGCGTGCCTTGTGCCGAGGGAGAATTCAGCAATGCTACAG ATTCCCTGGACTGTATCACCTGTCCAGCCGACTACTGGTCGAATGCTGAGAAGGATGAATGTGTACCCAAACCTGTTGAGTTCTTGTCCTTCCATGAGGTTCTGGGGATCATTCTGACAGGCTGTTCTGTAACTGGGGCCTGCATGGCCATCATGGTGGCTGCCGTGttttacagacacagggacactcCCATTGTGAAAGCCAACAATTCAGAGCTGAGCTTCCTGTTGGTCTTTTCGctgaaactgtgtttcctttgctctcttaccttcatcGGCCGGCCCTCTGAGTGGTCCTGCATGCTACGCCACACTGCGTTTGGGATcacctttgtcctctgcatctcctgtgttctgggaaaaacaatagtggtgttaatggcTTTCAGGGCTACACTTCCAGGCAATAATGTCATGAAGTGGTTTGGGCCTCCCcagcagagactgagtgttcttgctttcactctcatacaggtccttatttgtgtgctttggttaagaatatcccctccttttcccaatgagaacatgaagcactacaaagaaaagatcattctagaatgtgatgtaggatcagcagtgggattctgggctgtgctgggttatATTGGGCTCCTCTCtatattgtgctttgttttagcGTTTCTGGCTCGTAAGCTGCCTGACaacttcaatgaagccaaattcatcacattcagcatgctcaCATTCTGTGCCGTCTGGATCACTTTTATACCAGCTTATGTCAGCTCACCTGGGaagttcactgtagctgtggagatCTTTGCAATTCTAGCTTCCAGCTTTGGTCtgattgtttgcatttttgtccctaaatgtttcattatattgTTTCGGCCTGAGCAAAATACTAAAAAGCACATGATGGGGAAAATGCCATCAAAATCTTTCTGA
- the LOC118209469 gene encoding extracellular calcium-sensing receptor-like: MENGRSGLGCTLQGTHSPASLSQPGDFVIGGVFTFHYYVITTENNYTSQPKALQCTGRLNFREFRFARTMVFAIKEINNSSELLPGVTLGYQIHDSCASVPVAVKVAFQLANGIEPVFFPNQSCSKSATVRAVVGESNSSPTMAISRILGPFGIPQVSHFATCSCLSDKLQYPTFSRTIPSDYYQAAALARLVKHFGWTWIGAVRSDSDYGNSGMAAFLQAAQAEGICVEYSEAFFRTNPRAKVRRVAEVISRSTARVIVAFIATGDMLVLLSELEGRLMAPLQWIGSESWVTNRIMLQFRLFAGAIGFAIPRSVIPGLRDFLLDLGPAQVSHSPLLTEFWETAFGCSLGGSQTSAAQKTCDGNQNLQDLQNPYTDTSQLRISNMVYKAVYAIAHAMHSIVCTDKTDNPPHCNTSISFEPQQVMEHLRKVNFSRNGYKVSFDANGDPMAIYELVNWQVMGDGHMEFVTVGHYDASAPDGQVLIMNKNITWAGGQPQVPVSVCSESCPPGTRKAVERGRPVCCYDCVPCAEGEISNVTDSLECITCPVDYWTNDEKDECVPKPVEFLSFHEILGIILAACSVTGACMAIMVAAVFYRHRDTPIVKANNSELSFLLVFSLKLCFLCSLTFIGRPSEWSCMLRHTAFGITFVLCISCVLGKTIVVLMAFRATLPGSNVMKWFGPTQQRLSVLAFTLIQVLICVLWLTISPPFPNKNMKHYKEKIILECDVGSAVGFWAVLGYIGLLSVLCFVLAFLARKLPDNFNEAKFITFSMLIFCAVWITFIPAYVSSPGKFTVAVEIFAILASSFGLIVCIFVPKCFIILFRPEQNTKKHMMGKMPSQSL; this comes from the exons ATGGAAAATGGAAGGTCTGGTTTGGGTTGCACACTGCAGGGGACCCACAGTCCTGCGTCTTTATCCCAGCCTGGGGACTTCGTGATCGGAGGCGTTTTTACCTTTCACTACTATGTGATCACGACTGAGAACAACTACACCAGCCAACCCAAAGCGCTGCAGTGTACAGGGAG ATTAAATTTCCGGGAATTTCGCTTTGCTAGAACCATGGTTTTTGCCATCAAGGAAATCAACAACAGTTCAGAGCTCCTGCCAGGTGTAACTCTGGGCTACCAGATCCATGACTCCTGTGCCTCTGTGCCAGTGGCTGTGAAGGTGGCATTCCAGTTAGCCAATGGCATTGAGCCAGTTTTCTTTCCCAACCAGTCCTGCTCAAAGTCTGCCACTGTGCGTGCTGTAGTGGGCGAGTCTAACTCCTCTCCTACCATGGCCATATCCAGAATTCTTGGACCCTTTGGCATCCCCCAG GTGAGCCATTTTGCCACCTGTTCCTGTCTTAGTGACAAGCTGCAGTACCCAACCTTCTCCAGGACCATCCCCAGTGACTACTACCAGGCAGCTGCTCTGGCTAGACTAGTTAAGCATTTTGGCTGGACTTGGATTGGGGCGGTGAGGAGCGACTCAGACTATGGGAACAGTGGGATGGCTGCCTTCCTGCAGGCTGCACAGGCAGAGGGCATCTGCGTGGAGTACTCAGAGGCATTCTTCAGGACCAACCCCCGCGCAAAAGTGCGACGCGTGGCAGAGGTCATCAGCAGGTCCACAGCCCGTGTCATTGTGGCGTTCATTGCCACAGGCGACATGCTGGTCTTGCTGTCGGAGCTGGAAGGCAGGCTGATGGCTCCACTACAGTGGATTGGGAGTGAGTCCTGGGTCACTAACCGCATAATGTTGCAGTTCCGTCTGTTTGCCGGTGCCATCGGCTTTGCCATCCCCCGCTCAGTCATTCCAGGGCTGCGAGACTTCCTGTTGGACCTGGGGCCGGCACAGGTTTCCCACTCACCGCTCCTCACAGAGTTCTGGGAGACCGCTTTCGGCTGCAGCCTGGGGGGAAGTCAGACCTCAGCGGCCCAGAAAACATGCGATGGAAACCAGAATCTGCAAGATCTGCAGAACCCCTACACAGACACATCCCAGCTGCGCATCTCCAACATGGTATACAAGGCTGTGTATGCAATAGCCCATGCCATGCACAGCATCGTCTGCACAGACAAGACTGACAATCCACCCCACTGCAACACAAGTATAAGTTTTGAGCCACAACAG GTCATGGAGCACCTGAGAAAAGTGAACTTCTCCAGGAACGGGTACAAAGTCTCCTTTGATGCAAATGGGGATCCGATGGCCATTTATGAGCTGGTGAACTGGCAGGTGATGGGGGATGGACACATGGAGTTTGTGACTGTGGGCCACTATGATGCATCTGCTCCAGATGGACAGGTGTTGATCATGAACAAGAACATCACCTGGGCAGGTGGCCAGCCACAG gtgcctgtgtcagtgtgcagtgagagctgtccCCCAGGCACTCGGAAGGCTGTGGAGAGAGGAAGGCCTGTCTGCTGCTATGactgtgtgccctgtgctgaGGGTGAAATCAGCAATGTTACAG ATTCCCTGGAGTGTATCACCTGCCCAGTCGACTACTGGACAAATGATGAGAAGGATGAATGTGTACCCAAACCTGTTGAGTTCTTGTCCTTCCATGAGATTCTGGGGATCATCCTTGCAGCTTGTTCTGTAACTGGGGCCTGCATGGCCATCATGGTGGCTGCCGTGttttacagacacagggacactcCCATTGTGAAAGCCAATAACTCAGAGCTGAGCTTCCTGTTGGTCTTCTCGctgaaactgtgtttcctttgctctcttaccttcatcGGCCGGCCCTCTGAGTGGTCCTGTATGCTACGCCACACTGCATTCGGGATcacctttgtcctctgcatctcttgtgttctgggaaaaacaatagtggtgttaatggctttcagggctacacttccaggcagtaatgtcatgaagtggtttgggcccacccagcagagactgagtgttcttgctttcactctcattcaggtccttatttgtgtgctttggttaacAATATCACCTCCTTTCCCCAACAAGAACATGAAgcactacaaagaaaagatcattctagaatgtgatgtaggatcagcagtggggttctgggctgtACTGGGTTATATTGGGCTCCTCTCTgtattgtgctttgttttagcttttctggCTCGTAAGCTGCCTGACAACTTCAATGAAGCTaaattcatcacattcagcatgctcatattctgtgcagtctggatcacctttataccagcttatgtcagctcacctggaaagttcactgtagctgtggagatCTTTGCAATTCTAGCTTCCAGCTTTGGTCTTATcgtttgcatttttgtccctAAATGTTTCATAATATTGTTTCGGCCGGAGCAAAATACCAAAAAGCACATGATGGGGAAAATGCCATCACAATCTCTCTGA